A single region of the Streptomyces caelestis genome encodes:
- a CDS encoding transposase yields the protein MQSSRGGRPPGFDEDGYKKRNTVERAINRLEQSRAVATLYDKRGLVFLGTAMAAALASWLRS from the coding sequence GTGCAAAGCTCACGCGGCGGGCGGCCACCCGGCTTCGACGAGGACGGCTACAAGAAGCGCAACACCGTTGAACGAGCGATCAACCGCCTGGAGCAGTCCCGGGCGGTGGCCACTCTCTACGACAAACGCGGCCTCGTCTTCCTCGGCACCGCGATGGCGGCAGCCCTGGCCAGCTGGCTCCGGAGCTGA